The genomic segment ttgaaaaataggTTGCTTGCAAATAATTACACAAGTAACTTTCAACATAATGACTCATTTCATCAATACGTCTTTGAACCGTATTGTTGCTTAAaggaatttttttaagtatatcatATGCAGGTCTGtgtaaaacagtttttaagaCCTCTTCAATGGCTGGCAAAATTAGTTGTTCCCCGATAGTATGAGGCTTACCTGATTTTGCTATGAGTAGTGAGATATTGTAAGACGCGCGCAAGCCATCGTCGTCTTTTTTTAACGTGGCAGCAAACATACTATCCATCGCGGATCTCTTCTGAAATTTTTCTTTCAGTGtttgaaagtattttaattctttacgTGTTTTTTCAGGGTGACACCTTTTCAGATGATCTTCTAGCTTGGATGGTTTCATAGCGTCGTTGCTTAAGACTTTGTTGCATAAAAGACACATAGGTAGGGTTTTGTCCGGCAATGATGGAATGAAGCCGAACTTCAAATAATCAATGCTATATTGCCTACATTTCTTTTTAGATTCAGCCATAATTAATAGcagttatatttgtaaaaaaatcaaccgatttatgaattaataaaactttgaaaaatgGCAAACaatgacgatgacgacgacgacggctgTCACGGATGAACTAAATTACAAAACgtacagtaatatatattcCGACCATCGACGTTGACCGATATCATGTTTCGATAAACAACCATTCTTATGGTACTGTGAGACCTAAAAATATACGGTTgaatgtgtaatgtgtatatttaatcttatCTTAACATTCCGATATTCACCGTAGACTCCATTAGTCATTATCGACAATGttcgttataataatcgttatcTTCGTCACACAcatatttttcgtaaaaattacgACACACGCATTTTGACTTATAACGCTCGTGGACCCCTATTTACACATGATGCACCCCCAACTTTCTTTTTCGTTGACATGGACTCCTTGAAGGTCAGAATCGACCCCAGGGGGTCGATATAGACCACTTTGGGAACCTCTGCCCTATACTATTGTATTTGCCTGGTGGTGTATTCTAAAACTGATGAAGAGTTTCAAGATTCTATGAATAACATTAaccaataagaaaataatcaaaaatttaaagatcatttgcatgaaaatttaaaaaaaagcaatcAGTGgtctatgttttataaaaatagtaatagtcTAATAACACGgaataatcaaacaaataattattctgaAGCTTCTAttcgtattttaaaagaaattgtttTGGAACGTATGAAAGCTTATAACATAGTTGcacttattgaatttattgctataatttaagataaatattttatcaaccaCTTGTTAGATTTTGCTTATAACAGAAGACCAAAAAGCCATTTCAAAATGCAGCTTACACGAATGTCAACGGTAGATATATGCACTGTGGTGAAAATAGATGATATATAACGTGCCTAGTACTaaagatagtaaaaaaatgtatgaggttaatattatagtcagttGGTGTAGTTGCTATAGTGGTCAACAGGGGGGATTTTGCAAACACCaatcttttttgaaaaaaaaattttccaaactcaaaagaattttcaaattgtcCAGTAGTTAATTGTGATGATCGCTATAATTTAGCTTTGCTTGCTCTTGGTGATGAGTGTCCACCTAAACCATTTTTTGAAGTAattcatacaatataacaaaatttattcaataattagataaattaagatgtgatatttgtaattattacaggATGTTTATGAACTATCGACTCCTTAAACATCTCTGAtggagaaaaatatattagttgaaCAAACTTTAACAGCTGTGTCAGAAAGTAATCAACAAAACTGTAATGCATCAAAAGACCAACTATTACACTCACATGATACTAATTCATCTAACTATCCCAGATAGcaaaaacgtattataataatgtttttatataattacaaaaataatgagtaatattatttgatcatttttatttcattacaaatagaaaataaaaatatttttgtaatattatagtattattatttggccAGGTGtgcattattactataatattttatttatattgtgtttaaaatattagaaaaaaaacattttataatattctaaaaataatattataaaattgttttttaaacattaatataatatttaaagtatttaattttaatattttttttttatcatactattttattatatatgtttacataatatggaaATCCCGGTGTTCAAATTGGattgaacattaaaatatataaggtcAGCTTCTCGTAGACATGTATCTTCATGacacattttgttttgtttgcataaatgtatataggtaagaGGTAAGGATGACTCATTTCAcctatatttagtaaattccattcataaattaatagttttttgtcAGACTCACAGGATAGGAAATAGATAAtcattcaacataatatatgcattattgtattataattttattaaactgaaacattttttataaatatattatatacttacaatagttacaacttaaaagtttaaatttctttgtatatatataataatagttataactttatgAAAATCTAgctaataataacttaataaaagtatgaacaaacaaaatgtgattaaatatttctgaaactttcattaaaatataccttatacgtaaataaaaaaaactgataattatacaaaacatatgGTCAGgcatcat from the Aphis gossypii isolate Hap1 unplaced genomic scaffold, ASM2018417v2 Contig00866, whole genome shotgun sequence genome contains:
- the LOC126555468 gene encoding protein ZBED8-like; translated protein: MAESKKKCRQYSIDYLKFGFIPSLPDKTLPMCLLCNKVLSNDAMKPSKLEDHLKRCHPEKTRKELKYFQTLKEKFQKRSAMDSMFAATLKKDDDGLRASYNISLLIAKSGKPHTIGEQLILPAIEEVLKTVLHRPAYDILKKIPLSNNTVQRRIDEMSHYVESYLCNYLQATYFSIQLDESTLPGNEALLLAYVHFVMDQEIHEELLFARTLTTDTKGESIFNVLKDYFTEKAIPLTNIISAATDGAPAMVGRYRGFLSHLKQYVPGRVFPNPN